From Megalobrama amblycephala isolate DHTTF-2021 linkage group LG24, ASM1881202v1, whole genome shotgun sequence, the proteins below share one genomic window:
- the emp3b gene encoding epithelial membrane protein 3b produces MASLLMFVTLLHLITLAVLFIATMEKSWWVWDGTESSDLWYNCRFDNETEAWSCATSEETEWLQAVQVLMVLSVVFSSISFLIFLGQLFTMSRGGLFYLTGVCQAFAGLNAFTAVLIYTLHNKEILQDTQELSSGHFGYCFFLAWACVPLLLCSGIMYIHLRKRE; encoded by the exons ATGGCGTCCCTCCTGATGTTTGTCACACTGCTTCATCTCATCACACTGGCGGTTCTCTTTATCGCCACCATGGAGAAG TCCTGGTGGGTTTGGGATGGCACAGAAAGTTCAGACCTATGGTACAACTGCCGATTTGACAATGAAACAGAGGCGTGGTCTTGTGCAACATCAGAAGAGACGG AGTGGCTTCAAGCTGTCCAGGTTCTGATGGTCCTGTCGGTGGTTTTCTCCTCCATTTCATTCCTGATATTCCTGGGACAACTCTTCACCATGTCTAGAGGAGGACTCTTTTACCTCACCGGCGTCTGCCAGGCATTTGCCG GCCTCAACGCCTTCACTGCCGTGCTCATTTACACTCTGCACAATAAAGAAATCCTTCAGGACACTCAGGAGTTGAGCTCGGGACACTTCGGCTACTGCTTTTTCTTGGCGTGGGCTTGTGTACCT